From Streptomyces sp. NBC_00370, a single genomic window includes:
- a CDS encoding SDR family NAD(P)-dependent oxidoreductase, translating to MTETEAQLDEQVVAYRRALQAQGVYLGTTGVQLRTAFLFPGHGAQYPDMFADLIAEHPVVAETFERMDETYRSLAGHTLTSRMFSSGGHDPAKELQDPVVMQPAIFAGSMAVHRLLEHQGVTAEVHIGHSLGELGALVAAGALSLEDGVRAVYGRGAAVKTIDPERRGGMLSLQTDSPRSREQLARLVLLMHGQDGYIVRSIVNSPDQTVLSGDSDTIDRATALCRERGIKATRLRVSHGFHSDLLADAVPHLERTLAALDWRAPHTPVLSTVVGDFYTEHDIADMPMLLARQLVTPFSFQDLIRQLHTGGVNAFVEVGPKSILSGLAERILADQDALVTPTNIQSLGAVESMRRFTAFAAVHGMGNGEVPAEAEAPARSAEAPATARESVTQVRAGLLKVAARYTGYPVRLLDPAQLMGTGLGLSVRVREELATALAAHLGLPGITVATSDDAPLGHLLDQLIEASRDTAPAVDGSGPAATVPAPAAAPVPVPVPAATTTTAEPSAEERAEVDRVVWAVTEAKTGYPADLLEAELDLEADLGIDSVKQAEILGDVRDQFDLPVVEDLDTAELNTLRKIAEFVAGLQAVTHPKAAPAAEAAPTDPTDPTDPTDSADSADSADSAVVVIAEPSAEERAEVDRVVWAVTEAKTGYPADLLEAELDLEADLGIDSVKQAEILGEVREQFGLPVVEDLDTAELNTLHKMSAFVAELRAGTGRGPRGGRSEGGAGDDGSHIPSAAAASPVLPPVLAREVDRIAGRFVPVAVQSPLHHPGTVPFSLDGKAVVVVTGHDTRLAELLLPLLAEQGALPYAVAPQGTELTGWRTAHADFTDPEALAAALTTARGGAPVQAVVNLHPYGAGPEPITGDGQHTSFDAPAADWSAAADQHFTVNLLAAKAYFADLAQAGAEGGYFAATAVGGVFGLEADGAMDPLGGLTAGFAKSLQLELPDVRVKVVDFTDSGVRDAADALFAEITHQAEPSAEVGYVRGLRKIVQVLPHEIDTDERRTPLRLDPGSVVVFSGGSRGITYECAKELARLEGVRVVVLGRTRPAAGTEEWMALDDAEFEALGANWFREAKRADPAVTPVRAKKEFAALANSRTLYRNIEELRAINPLTGYETCDVSDAAQVTATIEAIRQKYGRIDGVVHAAGLDSVATVPKKSLAHARHVVRVKADGAHHLWHAVKDDELTFFSFFGSFLGRFGMDGQVDYTAGADLVSKLSALLARRRPEVRVFTLCWTGWSDVGMAATEAVRRIQEVGRGLRYLGVEEGVQHFAREIFQGGNDPEVLVFGEIGTNSYGGQDASMNADRTGVAVPVGPDGSVRDRISLPLLDAVTDTGKGRIVATKRLDPRTDRYLDDHQVKGAGTFPGVLHIESQAETAGLLVPGQTVIGAENIEFLKFVKHLPNFPLDLRLEARVTGPHEIAPDVPRRITAEIRSDLVTADGRVLEADRVHSRGTYFFARQPAPAPDADPSIAELVEKATEFDLERFYERAHRQITFGPTFRQVSRIGFLGDIDEGRVVSEIVVPSGRGLFSTVATPRLLTMPVVIDNAWRSTLLWTYHRHGTHVVPVSIGALRFYRAPLPDETLYTHSTVDPDAGGKPGGLRVATRIVDSAGIPLCEMDDLVVARVGRDEGDTSLLG from the coding sequence ATGACCGAGACCGAAGCCCAGCTCGACGAGCAGGTCGTCGCGTACCGGCGGGCGCTCCAGGCCCAGGGCGTGTACCTGGGTACCACCGGAGTCCAGCTGCGTACCGCCTTCCTGTTCCCCGGACACGGGGCCCAGTACCCCGACATGTTCGCCGACCTCATCGCCGAACACCCGGTGGTCGCCGAGACGTTCGAGCGGATGGACGAGACCTACCGGTCGCTGGCCGGACACACCCTGACCAGCAGGATGTTCAGCTCCGGCGGCCACGACCCGGCGAAGGAGCTGCAGGACCCCGTGGTCATGCAGCCCGCCATCTTCGCCGGCAGCATGGCCGTGCACCGGCTGCTGGAGCACCAAGGCGTCACCGCCGAGGTGCACATCGGCCACAGCCTCGGTGAGCTGGGCGCGCTCGTCGCGGCAGGCGCGCTGTCGCTGGAGGACGGCGTACGGGCCGTGTACGGGCGCGGCGCCGCCGTCAAGACCATCGACCCCGAGCGCCGCGGCGGCATGCTGAGCCTGCAGACGGACAGCCCCCGCAGCAGGGAACAGCTCGCCCGGCTCGTGCTCCTGATGCACGGTCAGGACGGCTACATCGTCCGCTCCATCGTCAACTCGCCCGACCAGACGGTGCTTTCGGGCGACTCCGACACCATCGACCGGGCCACGGCGCTCTGCCGCGAGCGGGGCATCAAGGCCACCCGGCTGCGGGTCTCGCACGGCTTCCACTCGGACCTGCTCGCGGACGCCGTACCGCATCTGGAGCGCACCCTGGCCGCGCTCGACTGGCGCGCGCCGCACACTCCCGTGCTGTCGACCGTCGTCGGCGACTTCTACACCGAGCACGACATCGCCGACATGCCGATGCTGCTGGCCCGCCAGCTCGTCACCCCGTTCAGCTTCCAGGACCTGATCCGGCAGCTGCACACCGGCGGTGTCAACGCGTTCGTCGAGGTCGGCCCGAAGTCGATCCTCTCCGGGCTCGCCGAGCGGATCCTGGCGGACCAGGACGCGCTCGTCACACCGACCAACATCCAGTCGCTCGGCGCTGTCGAGAGCATGCGGCGCTTCACCGCCTTCGCCGCCGTCCACGGCATGGGCAACGGCGAGGTGCCGGCGGAGGCCGAGGCGCCCGCGCGGAGCGCGGAGGCACCGGCCACGGCGCGCGAGAGCGTGACCCAGGTGCGGGCGGGACTGCTCAAGGTCGCCGCGCGCTACACCGGTTACCCGGTACGGCTGCTCGACCCGGCCCAGCTCATGGGCACCGGGCTCGGGCTCAGCGTCCGGGTGCGCGAGGAGCTGGCGACGGCGCTCGCCGCGCACCTCGGGCTGCCCGGCATCACCGTCGCCACCAGTGACGACGCACCGCTGGGGCATCTGCTGGACCAGCTCATCGAGGCATCGCGCGACACGGCCCCCGCGGTGGACGGATCCGGGCCGGCCGCGACCGTCCCGGCCCCGGCCGCCGCACCCGTACCCGTACCCGTACCCGCCGCCACGACCACCACCGCCGAGCCGTCCGCCGAGGAGCGTGCGGAGGTGGACCGTGTGGTGTGGGCGGTGACGGAGGCGAAGACGGGTTATCCGGCCGATCTGTTGGAGGCGGAGCTGGATCTGGAGGCGGATCTGGGGATCGACTCGGTGAAGCAGGCCGAGATCCTGGGCGACGTGCGTGACCAGTTCGACCTGCCGGTGGTGGAGGACCTGGACACCGCCGAGCTGAACACCCTGCGCAAGATCGCCGAGTTCGTCGCCGGACTCCAGGCGGTCACCCACCCCAAGGCCGCCCCGGCGGCCGAAGCCGCGCCCACCGACCCCACCGATCCCACCGATCCCACCGACAGCGCCGACAGCGCCGACAGCGCCGACAGTGCCGTCGTCGTAATCGCCGAGCCGTCCGCCGAGGAGCGTGCGGAGGTGGACCGTGTGGTGTGGGCGGTGACGGAGGCGAAGACGGGTTATCCGGCCGATCTGTTGGAGGCGGAGCTGGATCTGGAGGCGGATCTGGGGATCGACTCGGTGAAGCAGGCCGAGATCCTGGGCGAGGTCCGCGAGCAGTTCGGGCTGCCGGTGGTGGAGGACCTGGACACCGCCGAGCTGAACACCCTGCACAAGATGTCCGCGTTCGTCGCCGAACTGCGCGCCGGCACCGGGCGAGGTCCGCGCGGCGGCCGCAGCGAGGGCGGGGCGGGCGACGACGGCAGCCACATACCGTCGGCGGCAGCCGCAAGCCCGGTACTGCCGCCGGTACTCGCCCGTGAAGTCGACCGGATCGCCGGCCGTTTCGTCCCCGTCGCCGTACAGAGCCCGCTGCACCACCCCGGCACCGTGCCGTTCAGCCTGGACGGCAAGGCGGTCGTGGTCGTCACGGGCCACGACACCCGTCTCGCCGAGCTGCTGCTGCCGCTTCTCGCCGAGCAGGGCGCGCTGCCGTACGCCGTCGCCCCGCAGGGCACGGAACTCACCGGCTGGCGGACGGCGCACGCCGACTTCACCGACCCCGAGGCACTGGCCGCCGCACTCACGACGGCCCGGGGCGGCGCCCCGGTCCAGGCCGTCGTCAATCTGCACCCCTACGGTGCGGGCCCCGAACCCATCACCGGCGACGGGCAGCACACCTCCTTCGACGCGCCGGCCGCCGACTGGAGCGCTGCGGCCGACCAGCACTTCACCGTCAACCTCCTCGCCGCCAAGGCCTACTTCGCCGATCTGGCGCAGGCCGGCGCCGAGGGCGGCTACTTCGCCGCCACCGCCGTCGGCGGGGTCTTCGGACTTGAGGCCGACGGTGCGATGGACCCGCTCGGCGGACTCACCGCGGGATTCGCCAAGAGTCTGCAACTGGAACTCCCCGACGTCCGCGTCAAGGTCGTGGACTTCACCGACAGCGGGGTGCGGGACGCGGCGGACGCCCTGTTCGCCGAGATCACCCACCAGGCCGAACCGTCCGCCGAAGTCGGTTACGTACGGGGGCTGCGCAAGATCGTGCAGGTACTCCCGCACGAGATCGACACCGACGAGCGCCGCACACCGCTGCGGCTCGACCCGGGCAGTGTCGTCGTCTTCTCCGGCGGCTCGCGCGGCATCACCTACGAGTGCGCCAAGGAACTCGCCCGCCTCGAAGGCGTACGTGTCGTCGTCCTCGGCCGTACCCGCCCGGCGGCCGGCACCGAGGAGTGGATGGCCCTGGACGACGCGGAGTTCGAGGCGCTCGGCGCCAACTGGTTCCGCGAGGCCAAGCGCGCCGATCCGGCCGTCACCCCGGTGCGGGCGAAGAAGGAGTTCGCCGCCCTGGCCAACTCCCGGACGCTGTACCGCAACATCGAAGAACTGCGCGCCATCAACCCGCTCACCGGCTACGAGACCTGCGACGTGTCCGACGCGGCGCAGGTCACGGCGACGATCGAGGCGATCCGGCAGAAGTACGGCCGGATCGACGGCGTCGTGCACGCGGCGGGCCTCGACTCGGTCGCCACCGTCCCGAAGAAGTCCCTCGCCCACGCCCGCCATGTCGTACGGGTCAAGGCCGACGGCGCCCACCACCTGTGGCACGCCGTCAAGGACGACGAGTTGACGTTCTTCAGCTTCTTCGGCTCCTTCCTCGGCCGCTTCGGCATGGACGGCCAGGTCGACTACACGGCGGGCGCGGATCTGGTCTCCAAGCTCTCCGCCCTGCTCGCCAGGCGGCGTCCCGAGGTCAGGGTCTTCACCCTGTGCTGGACCGGCTGGTCCGACGTCGGCATGGCCGCGACGGAAGCGGTACGGCGGATCCAGGAAGTGGGCCGCGGCCTGCGCTACCTGGGCGTCGAGGAAGGCGTCCAGCACTTCGCCAGGGAGATCTTCCAGGGCGGTAACGACCCCGAGGTCCTGGTCTTCGGCGAGATCGGGACGAACAGCTACGGCGGCCAGGACGCGTCCATGAACGCCGACAGGACCGGTGTCGCCGTGCCGGTCGGGCCCGACGGCAGTGTCAGGGACCGGATCAGCCTGCCGCTGCTGGACGCGGTCACCGACACCGGCAAGGGCCGGATCGTCGCCACCAAACGGCTCGACCCGCGCACCGACCGCTACCTCGACGACCACCAGGTCAAGGGCGCCGGCACCTTCCCCGGTGTGCTGCACATCGAGTCGCAGGCCGAGACGGCCGGGCTGCTCGTGCCCGGACAGACCGTCATCGGCGCGGAGAACATCGAGTTCCTGAAGTTCGTCAAACACCTGCCGAACTTCCCGCTCGACCTGCGTCTGGAGGCCCGGGTCACCGGACCCCACGAGATCGCACCGGACGTACCGCGCCGGATCACCGCCGAGATCCGTTCGGACCTCGTCACCGCCGACGGCCGGGTCCTGGAGGCCGACCGGGTGCACTCACGCGGCACGTACTTCTTCGCGCGGCAGCCGGCCCCGGCGCCGGACGCCGACCCCTCGATCGCCGAACTCGTCGAGAAGGCAACCGAGTTCGACCTGGAGCGGTTCTACGAGCGGGCCCACCGGCAGATCACCTTCGGCCCGACGTTCCGTCAGGTCAGCCGGATCGGGTTCCTCGGCGACATCGACGAAGGCCGGGTGGTGAGCGAGATCGTCGTGCCGTCGGGGCGCGGCCTCTTCTCCACCGTCGCCACACCCCGGCTGCTGACCATGCCCGTCGTCATCGACAACGCCTGGAGGTCCACCCTGCTGTGGACGTACCACCGACACGGCACCCATGTGGTGCCGGTCTCCATCGGCGCACTGCGCTTCTACCGGGCGCCGCTGCCCGACGAGACCCTGTACACCCACTCCACCGTCGACCCCGACGCCGGAGGCAAGCCGGGCGGCCTGCGCGTCGCCACCCGGATCGTCGACTCCGCCGGCATCCCGCTGTGCGAGATGGACGACCTGGTGGTGGCGCGAGTGGGACGCGATGAAGGCGATACGAGTCTGCTGGGCTGA
- a CDS encoding aminotransferase class I/II-fold pyridoxal phosphate-dependent enzyme: MITDEYARTLASVNDRIRGLKDSGFYTFEQPFTAAPGGRSEIDNREVIMLTSGNYLGLVGHPEINKAIKEALDTYGSGACGARLNNGTTRLHLELEERLADWMGTEAAITYSSGYMANLGTISALCDAETVVITDQFNHMSIIDGCRLAEGSVKIFAHNSMEKLEYVLRRNADAKKKFVVVDGVYSMDGEIAPMDEIHRLTEQYGAMLMVDEAHGTGFLGEHGRGAGEHFGVVPDLTMGTFSKTLGGVGGFVTAGEDVVEFLRHSAHAYMFNASLPAPTVAGVLKALELMRREPWRTEKLWENTMRFRSGLIRAGFEVMGSVTPVIPILIGDDNTALLMSKELMADGLYVSGAIFPAVPKGRARFRATVTAGMTTEDVDRALELLGDAARRHNILA; this comes from the coding sequence ATGATCACGGATGAATACGCGCGGACCCTCGCGTCGGTCAACGACCGGATCCGGGGCCTCAAGGACAGCGGCTTCTACACCTTCGAACAGCCTTTCACCGCCGCACCGGGCGGCCGGTCCGAGATCGACAACCGCGAGGTCATCATGTTGACCAGCGGGAACTACCTGGGTCTCGTCGGCCACCCGGAGATCAACAAGGCGATCAAGGAAGCGCTCGACACCTACGGCTCAGGTGCCTGCGGTGCCCGGCTCAACAACGGCACGACCCGGCTGCACCTGGAGCTGGAGGAGCGGCTCGCCGACTGGATGGGCACCGAGGCCGCCATCACCTACAGCTCCGGCTATATGGCCAACCTGGGGACGATCTCGGCGCTCTGCGACGCCGAAACCGTCGTCATCACCGACCAGTTCAACCATATGAGCATCATCGACGGCTGCCGGCTCGCGGAGGGCAGCGTCAAGATATTCGCGCACAACTCCATGGAGAAGCTGGAGTACGTGCTCCGGCGCAACGCGGACGCGAAGAAGAAGTTCGTCGTGGTCGACGGTGTGTACTCGATGGACGGCGAGATCGCCCCGATGGACGAGATCCACCGGCTCACCGAGCAGTACGGCGCCATGCTGATGGTGGACGAGGCCCACGGCACCGGGTTCCTCGGCGAGCACGGCAGGGGAGCGGGCGAGCACTTCGGTGTGGTCCCCGACCTCACCATGGGGACCTTCAGCAAGACCCTGGGCGGGGTCGGCGGGTTCGTCACCGCCGGCGAGGACGTCGTGGAGTTCCTGCGCCACTCGGCGCACGCCTACATGTTCAACGCGAGCCTGCCGGCGCCGACCGTGGCCGGTGTGCTCAAGGCGCTGGAGCTGATGCGGCGGGAGCCGTGGCGCACCGAGAAGCTGTGGGAGAACACCATGCGCTTCCGCTCGGGGCTCATCCGGGCGGGCTTCGAGGTGATGGGCAGTGTCACGCCCGTCATCCCGATCCTCATCGGTGACGACAACACCGCCCTGCTCATGTCCAAGGAGCTGATGGCGGACGGCCTTTACGTCTCGGGGGCGATCTTCCCCGCCGTGCCCAAGGGGCGGGCCAGGTTCCGCGCCACGGTCACCGCCGGCATGACGACCGAGGACGTGGACCGCGCACTGGAACTGCTGGGTGACGCCGCCCGGCGGCACAACATTCTGGCCTGA
- a CDS encoding RNA polymerase sigma factor, which yields MVEAKTAHGRDSTPASPAELVAACRAGEEAAWARLIRRYRPTVWTVARSHGLRPADCEDVCQLTWLRVIENIGSLHDPAKVGAWIVTTARREALKVSGSGTKYHLVDDLAFFAQESCHEATPEESALSTAEGDLARLAFRLLPRQHQALLGLLLCDPPLSYDAISAALSMPRGSIGPTRNRILRQAGDFLRDM from the coding sequence GTGGTGGAGGCGAAGACGGCACACGGCCGGGACAGCACTCCGGCGTCGCCCGCCGAACTGGTCGCGGCCTGCCGCGCCGGTGAGGAGGCGGCATGGGCGCGGCTCATCAGGCGCTACCGCCCCACGGTCTGGACGGTGGCCCGTTCGCACGGGCTGCGGCCGGCCGACTGTGAGGACGTCTGCCAGCTGACCTGGCTGCGCGTCATCGAGAACATCGGCTCGCTCCACGATCCGGCCAAGGTCGGCGCGTGGATCGTCACCACGGCACGGCGCGAGGCTCTGAAGGTGTCCGGCAGCGGCACCAAGTACCACCTCGTCGACGATCTCGCCTTCTTCGCCCAGGAGAGCTGTCACGAGGCGACCCCCGAGGAGTCGGCGCTGAGCACGGCCGAGGGCGACCTCGCCCGGCTCGCCTTCCGGCTCCTGCCCAGGCAGCACCAGGCCCTGCTGGGGCTGCTGCTCTGTGATCCCCCGCTGAGTTACGACGCGATCAGCGCGGCGCTCTCCATGCCGCGCGGCTCGATCGGCCCCACCCGAAACCGCATTCTCCGGCAAGCCGGGGATTTCCTGCGCGACATGTGA